One window of the Pseudofrankia sp. DC12 genome contains the following:
- a CDS encoding AAA family ATPase, with protein MVAPVGQLPSVIRGRDELLTELTAAMERNDGSVFVLHGLGGSGKTTVALEVARRAQVRARSADDPADPAGAPTGGRAAWWVSAASAAASSAGMRQLAVELGADTEQLRLAWSGQASASDLVWRLLNERSDAWVLVVDNADDLDLLTSTRTRVASLADLALVDLAARPGPDPDDPLAYTLSLHPLVRATSPPRAGPV; from the coding sequence GTGGTCGCCCCTGTGGGCCAGCTTCCGTCGGTCATCCGCGGCCGGGACGAGCTGCTCACCGAGCTCACGGCCGCCATGGAGCGCAACGACGGTTCGGTGTTCGTCCTGCACGGACTGGGGGGATCGGGCAAGACGACGGTCGCGCTCGAGGTGGCCCGGCGCGCCCAGGTCCGGGCCCGCTCGGCCGACGACCCTGCGGACCCGGCCGGCGCGCCGACTGGGGGCCGTGCCGCCTGGTGGGTGTCCGCGGCGAGCGCGGCGGCGTCGAGCGCCGGAATGCGACAGCTGGCCGTCGAGCTGGGCGCGGACACCGAGCAGCTGCGCCTGGCCTGGTCGGGCCAGGCGAGCGCGTCCGACCTGGTATGGCGGCTGCTGAATGAACGTAGCGACGCCTGGGTGCTGGTCGTCGACAACGCGGACGACCTGGACCTGCTGACCTCCACGCGGACGCGGGTCGCGAGCCTGGCCGACCTTGCCCTCGTCGACCTGGCCGCCCGGCCCGGCCCAGACCCCGACGACCCGCTGGCCTACACGCTCAGCCTGCACCCGCTGGTCCGGGCGACCAGCCCACCGCGAGCAGGGCCGGTATGA
- a CDS encoding tetratricopeptide repeat protein, with product MLAAQRAQLGEDHPHTLVTRSNVASMYFVAGLLEQAEEEYRAVLDAERRLLGDADIEILVTNGNLACVLAERGRYQQAEAEYRTVLAAETRVLGAEHPDTLTTRHNLGETLAAQGRRDDALAELRTVLDARRRVLGPQHPNTRQTESELSKLAPGLPSEPDDRGRQP from the coding sequence GTGCTTGCCGCCCAGCGCGCGCAGCTCGGCGAGGATCACCCCCACACGCTGGTGACCCGCAGCAACGTCGCCTCCATGTACTTCGTTGCCGGGCTGCTCGAACAGGCCGAGGAGGAGTACCGCGCCGTGCTCGACGCGGAGCGGCGGCTGCTCGGCGACGCCGACATCGAAATCCTGGTCACGAACGGCAACCTAGCCTGCGTGCTCGCCGAACGGGGCCGCTACCAGCAGGCCGAGGCCGAGTACCGGACGGTGCTCGCGGCGGAGACCAGGGTGCTGGGTGCCGAGCATCCCGACACCCTGACCACCAGGCACAACCTGGGTGAGACGCTCGCCGCTCAGGGCCGGCGTGACGACGCGCTCGCCGAGCTGCGCACGGTCCTCGACGCACGTCGTCGCGTTCTCGGCCCGCAACACCCCAACACCCGACAGACCGAGAGTGAGCTGTCCAAACTCGCCCCCGGGCTGCCTTCCGAGCCCGATGACCGCGGCCGCCAGCCGTAG
- a CDS encoding transposase, whose translation MDRQVDERGALVIDLLDEEIDTVRRQISTRLAGDPGYRAVQQIPGVGPTLGAVFVAEIGDVHRFPTAGHLTSWAGLTPRHHESDTTVHRWHITKQGSTLVRWTAIEAVQVLPASTPILGTTKTRIGQRRGTNIGKVAAARELLTLVYHALPDGEARALRQAA comes from the coding sequence TTGGATCGCCAGGTCGACGAGAGGGGTGCGCTGGTCATCGACCTGCTCGACGAGGAGATCGACACCGTCCGCCGCCAGATCAGTACCCGGCTCGCCGGCGATCCGGGCTACCGGGCGGTCCAACAGATCCCTGGAGTCGGGCCGACGCTGGGCGCGGTGTTCGTCGCCGAGATCGGGGACGTGCACCGGTTCCCCACCGCGGGCCACCTGACCAGCTGGGCCGGTCTGACCCCGCGCCACCACGAGTCCGACACGACCGTGCACCGCTGGCACATCACCAAGCAGGGCTCCACCCTGGTCCGCTGGACCGCGATCGAGGCCGTGCAGGTCCTGCCCGCGTCCACCCCGATCCTCGGCACCACCAAAACCAGGATCGGACAGCGGCGTGGCACCAACATCGGGAAAGTCGCCGCGGCCCGCGAACTGCTCACGCTCGTCTACCACGCGTTGCCCGACGGTGAGGCCCGCGCGCTACGCCAGGCGGCGTGA
- a CDS encoding 2'-5' RNA ligase family protein, translated as MDRWSTAERLCGLLGGELAQHGRFGLLRGREALALRRDGVGVWRGEEGPRAFLTTVVRVPTELAARVRAAAQPAAPAGADQHYLYPAGAIHITLANLDRYADLPLERVAAVLAHRVGAAPPITFTLRGLAVARHTVYVRAYARPASAPLALRASILRDLETGPPRQEPLRIAVSNVVRFRCADLTAVPPAVHACRNACFGSFPLHRVELVRTDKVLSAAGTELLAAFDTTS; from the coding sequence GTGGACCGGTGGTCGACGGCGGAGCGCCTGTGCGGGCTGCTCGGCGGCGAACTGGCGCAGCACGGCCGGTTCGGTCTCCTGCGCGGCCGGGAGGCCTTGGCGCTGCGGCGCGACGGGGTAGGTGTCTGGCGGGGCGAGGAAGGGCCGCGGGCGTTTCTGACCACGGTCGTGCGGGTGCCGACGGAGCTGGCGGCGCGGGTCCGGGCCGCCGCGCAGCCGGCCGCACCAGCCGGCGCCGACCAGCACTACCTGTATCCCGCTGGTGCCATCCACATCACGCTGGCGAATCTCGACCGGTACGCCGATCTTCCGCTGGAGCGGGTGGCGGCGGTACTCGCACACCGCGTCGGGGCCGCACCACCGATCACCTTCACCCTGCGGGGCCTGGCGGTCGCGCGCCATACCGTCTACGTCCGGGCCTATGCGCGGCCGGCGTCGGCCCCGCTCGCGTTGCGCGCCTCGATCCTGCGCGACCTGGAGACCGGGCCGCCACGGCAGGAGCCGCTGCGGATCGCGGTCAGCAACGTGGTGCGGTTCCGCTGCGCCGACCTCACGGCCGTCCCGCCGGCGGTCCACGCATGCCGGAACGCGTGTTTCGGCTCCTTCCCGCTGCACCGGGTCGAGCTGGTCCGCACCGACAAGGTCCTCTCGGCCGCCGGCACCGAGCTGCTGGCCGCGTTCGACACCACGTCCTGA
- a CDS encoding SDR family oxidoreductase — protein MTATFDLGLAGRAAVVTGAGAGIGQAIARGLAAAGVRVGLVEIDRARAAATVELIEKEGGQALALHADVMDTAALTAAITAAHAEFGRLDILVNNAGGVKASRFLDQSERSWRRHIDINLVSMLAATSTAAPLIAQTVAAEGEINGPRRSGGSVVNITSIEGLRAAPMYAVYAACKAGMINFTRTMALELAESGIRINAIAPDLTATAGIRGIMRGPVDPDALPAPPAERLDGIERYIPLGREGVAAEIADAAVFLCSDRAAYINGSTLSVDGGTAASAGWLRAGSGWTLHGAPAPSGFAIGNQ, from the coding sequence GTGACGGCGACGTTCGATCTCGGGCTGGCGGGCAGGGCCGCAGTGGTGACCGGCGCCGGCGCCGGCATCGGTCAGGCGATTGCGCGTGGGCTGGCCGCCGCGGGAGTCCGGGTCGGCCTGGTCGAGATCGACCGGGCCCGGGCGGCCGCCACCGTCGAACTGATCGAGAAAGAAGGCGGCCAGGCCCTCGCGCTCCACGCGGATGTGATGGACACCGCCGCCCTCACCGCGGCCATCACCGCCGCCCACGCCGAGTTCGGCCGCCTGGACATCCTCGTCAACAACGCAGGTGGGGTGAAGGCGAGCCGGTTCCTCGACCAGAGCGAACGTAGCTGGCGCCGCCACATCGACATCAACCTCGTCAGCATGCTCGCCGCCACCTCGACCGCGGCTCCCCTGATCGCCCAGACCGTCGCCGCCGAGGGCGAGATCAACGGCCCACGGCGCAGCGGCGGCTCCGTCGTCAACATCACCAGCATTGAGGGCCTGCGCGCCGCCCCGATGTACGCCGTCTACGCCGCCTGCAAGGCCGGAATGATCAACTTCACCCGGACGATGGCACTGGAGCTCGCCGAATCCGGCATCCGGATCAACGCGATCGCCCCCGACCTCACCGCGACCGCCGGCATCCGGGGCATCATGCGCGGCCCCGTCGACCCCGACGCACTGCCCGCTCCCCCGGCCGAGCGCCTCGACGGCATCGAGCGCTACATCCCGCTCGGGCGCGAGGGCGTCGCCGCCGAGATCGCCGACGCCGCCGTGTTCCTGTGCTCGGACCGGGCCGCCTACATCAACGGCAGCACGCTGAGCGTGGACGGCGGCACCGCCGCCTCCGCCGGCTGGCTGCGCGCCGGCTCCGGCTGGACCCTCCACGGCGCCCCTGCCCCCTCCGGCTTCGCCATCGGAAACCAGTAG
- a CDS encoding AMP-binding protein, whose protein sequence is MHGALRAVGLGAAAGRRPTVFEAATGLPVVETYGMTEAASQITANPLGGGRRPGSVGRPVGAEVRVVDPAGRLCRAGETGQVQIRGRGVISTYATETGNERFLAGANELFRAADVAES, encoded by the coding sequence ATCCACGGTGCGCTTCGTGCGGTCGGCCTCGGCGCCGCTGCCGGGCGCCGTCCTACCGTGTTCGAGGCCGCCACCGGCCTGCCCGTCGTCGAGACCTACGGGATGACGGAGGCCGCGAGCCAGATCACCGCGAACCCGCTGGGCGGCGGGCGCCGGCCCGGCTCGGTGGGACGGCCGGTCGGCGCCGAGGTCAGGGTCGTCGACCCGGCCGGGCGGCTCTGTCGAGCCGGCGAGACCGGGCAGGTCCAGATCCGCGGCCGTGGCGTCATCTCGACGTACGCCACCGAGACCGGCAACGAGCGGTTCCTGGCCGGGGCGAACGAGCTGTTCCGGGCGGCTGACGTCGCCGAGAGCTAG
- a CDS encoding AMP-binding protein, producing MHVAAAVARHHRMTAADVGYNPLPLVHVNAEVVGLLATLVGGGELVLDERFHRRGFWDLTQSRGVTWINAVPAVLAILAREPAPSPAQTSTVRFVRSASAPLPGAVLPCSRPPPACPSSRPTG from the coding sequence TTGCACGTCGCGGCCGCCGTCGCCCGCCACCACCGGATGACCGCCGCCGACGTCGGCTACAACCCGCTTCCGCTGGTCCACGTGAACGCCGAGGTCGTCGGCCTGCTGGCGACGCTGGTCGGCGGCGGCGAGCTCGTGCTCGACGAGCGCTTCCACCGCCGGGGCTTCTGGGACCTGACCCAGTCTCGGGGCGTCACCTGGATCAATGCCGTTCCCGCGGTCCTGGCGATCCTCGCCCGCGAGCCGGCGCCGTCGCCGGCCCAGACATCCACGGTGCGCTTCGTGCGGTCGGCCTCGGCGCCGCTGCCGGGCGCCGTCCTACCGTGTTCGAGGCCGCCACCGGCCTGCCCGTCGTCGAGACCTACGGGATGA
- a CDS encoding phosphonatase-like hydrolase, giving the protein MTPGHGSPEDPERIRVDLVAFDIAGTTVEEHGAVYDALRGAVEAAGASTGLVLSDADVQRWMGADKRAAIRALLAPAFAGTDPAELVADVVERVFTDFRDRLDTAYRTRPPAPMPGVVEAFGTLRAHGIKIALTTGFDRSVVGPLLASLGWDGGLLDAVVCADDVPSGRPAPYLIFRAMELTGVTAVRRVLVAGDTVRDLRAGTNAGAGAVVGVLSGQVAATALGAVPHTHLLASVADIPALVTGPTG; this is encoded by the coding sequence CTGACGCCCGGCCACGGCTCGCCCGAGGATCCCGAACGGATCCGCGTCGACCTGGTGGCCTTCGACATCGCCGGCACGACCGTCGAGGAGCACGGCGCGGTCTACGACGCGCTGCGCGGTGCCGTCGAGGCAGCCGGCGCGTCCACCGGCCTGGTCCTGTCCGACGCGGACGTCCAGCGGTGGATGGGCGCGGACAAGCGGGCCGCGATCCGGGCGCTGCTCGCGCCGGCCTTCGCGGGCACCGACCCGGCCGAGCTGGTCGCCGATGTGGTGGAACGGGTGTTCACCGACTTCCGCGACCGGCTCGACACCGCCTACCGGACCCGGCCGCCGGCGCCGATGCCCGGTGTCGTCGAGGCGTTCGGCACGCTGCGGGCGCACGGCATCAAGATCGCGCTGACCACCGGGTTCGACCGGTCGGTCGTCGGCCCGCTCCTGGCGTCGCTCGGCTGGGACGGCGGCCTGCTCGACGCGGTCGTCTGCGCCGACGACGTCCCGAGCGGCCGCCCGGCCCCGTACCTGATCTTCCGCGCGATGGAGCTGACCGGGGTCACCGCGGTGCGCCGGGTGCTCGTCGCGGGCGACACGGTGCGCGACCTGCGGGCGGGCACGAACGCGGGCGCCGGGGCCGTCGTCGGGGTGCTCTCCGGGCAGGTCGCCGCGACGGCCCTGGGCGCCGTTCCGCACACCCACCTGCTCGCCAGCGTCGCCGACATCCCGGCCCTGGTCACAGGCCCGACGGGCTGA
- a CDS encoding TIGR03364 family FAD-dependent oxidoreductase gives MRLGEFDLVVAGAGIIGLAHAVEGLRRGLRVAVVERDEFARGASVRNFGHGCVSGQAGQALDYAKAARERWLELGRLAGFYAEPTGTVVAARSAEELAVLGDFAAAGVAPVEMLDADGVRARVPVRAKTLVGGAFLPWDVRVDPREAVGAIARWLAAEGVTFFWRTAALEAAAGVLRTGRGELVAPAIVQATGHDLDRLHPEIAERAGVRRCVLQMLRVAAPATADGAAVERFGPGVLTGLSLLRYAGFADCPSLPALRARFEAERPDLLAVDMNLMFTQLPDGDLLIGDTHERAVTHHPFQDERVDDLLLAETADLLGVPAAELAVRERWRGCYATAPDREFLVESPTPGVRVVAVTTGIGMTTCHGLAAQVVADLFA, from the coding sequence ATGCGGCTGGGTGAGTTCGATCTGGTGGTGGCCGGTGCGGGAATCATCGGCCTGGCGCACGCGGTGGAGGGGCTGCGCCGCGGGCTGCGGGTCGCGGTCGTCGAGCGCGACGAGTTCGCCCGCGGCGCCTCGGTCCGCAATTTCGGCCACGGCTGCGTGAGCGGCCAGGCGGGCCAGGCGCTCGACTACGCGAAGGCCGCCCGGGAACGCTGGCTGGAGCTGGGCCGGCTGGCCGGCTTCTACGCGGAGCCGACCGGCACCGTGGTCGCCGCCCGGTCGGCCGAGGAACTGGCCGTGCTCGGCGACTTCGCCGCGGCCGGCGTGGCCCCGGTCGAGATGCTGGACGCCGATGGCGTGCGGGCGCGGGTGCCGGTGCGGGCGAAGACGCTGGTCGGCGGCGCGTTCCTGCCGTGGGACGTCAGGGTGGACCCGCGCGAGGCCGTCGGCGCGATCGCCCGCTGGCTCGCCGCCGAGGGCGTCACCTTCTTCTGGCGCACGGCTGCCCTGGAGGCCGCGGCTGGCGTCCTGCGCACCGGCCGCGGCGAGCTCGTGGCCCCCGCGATCGTGCAGGCGACCGGTCACGACCTCGACCGGCTCCACCCGGAGATCGCCGAGCGGGCCGGGGTACGGCGGTGCGTGCTGCAGATGCTCCGGGTCGCGGCGCCGGCCACCGCTGACGGGGCTGCCGTCGAGCGGTTCGGGCCGGGGGTGCTGACGGGCCTGTCGCTGCTGCGATACGCAGGCTTCGCGGACTGCCCGTCGCTGCCGGCGCTGCGGGCGCGGTTCGAGGCCGAGCGGCCCGACCTGCTCGCCGTCGACATGAACCTCATGTTCACGCAGCTTCCCGACGGGGACCTGCTCATCGGGGACACCCACGAGCGGGCCGTCACCCATCACCCGTTCCAGGACGAGCGGGTCGATGACCTGTTGCTGGCCGAGACGGCGGACCTGCTCGGTGTGCCGGCCGCCGAGCTCGCGGTGCGAGAGCGTTGGCGCGGCTGCTACGCGACGGCCCCGGACCGGGAGTTCCTGGTCGAGAGCCCGACGCCTGGCGTGCGGGTCGTCGCGGTGACCACCGGCATCGGCATGACGACCTGCCACGGCCTGGCGGCCCAGGTCGTCGCTGATCTGTTCGCATGA
- a CDS encoding ABC transporter substrate-binding protein, which yields MKFVGSRPVGRQLQLVAAGTVVVGLLAAACGGSSGSSNGGGATAGAKVDASKATSAADFGGMDALVAAAKKEGQLNVITLPPDWANYGEIISSFTKKYGIKINSANPDGSSADEITAVKQLKGQSRAPDVLDVGNSFALQATSENLLAPYQVATWKDIDSSLKDPDGKWFADYGGYVSIGYDSKVITDPPTSFADLKKPEYKGKVAINGDPTQAGAAFAAVMAASLANGGSFDDIMPGIQYFADLRKSGNFVPTKGTPATVQSGETPILLWWDYLNAGSVADKMSGGQYKINIPTDSSYASYYDQAINATAPHPAAARLWEEYLYSDEGQNLWLKGRARPIRLGPMTTAGTVDKALLAALPTAPSDTKYPTNDQLTKAQQVLADNWAKMVGGA from the coding sequence GTGAAGTTTGTAGGGAGTCGACCGGTCGGCCGGCAGCTGCAGCTGGTTGCCGCCGGAACGGTCGTCGTGGGCCTGCTCGCCGCGGCCTGCGGCGGGAGCAGTGGCTCGTCGAACGGCGGAGGTGCCACGGCTGGCGCCAAGGTGGACGCTTCCAAGGCAACGTCGGCGGCCGACTTCGGTGGCATGGACGCGCTGGTCGCGGCGGCCAAGAAGGAGGGCCAGCTCAACGTCATCACCCTCCCGCCGGACTGGGCGAACTACGGAGAGATCATCTCCAGCTTCACCAAGAAGTACGGCATCAAGATCAACAGTGCCAACCCGGACGGCTCCAGCGCCGACGAGATCACCGCGGTCAAGCAGCTGAAGGGGCAGAGCCGGGCGCCGGACGTGCTCGACGTGGGCAACTCCTTCGCGCTGCAGGCCACCTCCGAGAACCTGCTCGCTCCGTACCAGGTCGCCACCTGGAAGGACATCGACAGCTCGCTGAAGGACCCGGACGGGAAGTGGTTCGCCGACTACGGCGGCTACGTCTCGATCGGCTACGACTCGAAGGTCATCACCGACCCGCCGACGAGCTTCGCTGACCTGAAGAAGCCCGAGTACAAGGGGAAGGTCGCCATCAACGGTGACCCGACCCAGGCCGGCGCGGCGTTCGCCGCCGTCATGGCCGCCTCGCTGGCCAACGGCGGGTCATTCGACGACATCATGCCGGGCATCCAGTACTTCGCCGACCTGCGCAAGAGCGGCAACTTCGTCCCGACCAAGGGCACGCCGGCCACCGTGCAGAGCGGTGAGACCCCGATCCTGCTCTGGTGGGACTACCTGAACGCGGGCTCGGTCGCCGACAAGATGTCCGGTGGCCAGTACAAGATCAACATCCCGACCGACTCCTCCTATGCCTCGTACTACGACCAGGCGATCAACGCGACCGCGCCGCACCCGGCCGCCGCGCGCCTCTGGGAGGAGTACCTCTACTCGGACGAGGGCCAGAACCTCTGGCTGAAGGGCCGGGCCCGCCCGATCCGGCTCGGCCCGATGACCACGGCCGGCACGGTCGACAAGGCCCTGCTCGCCGCGCTTCCGACGGCTCCGTCCGACACGAAGTACCCGACCAACGACCAGCTGACCAAGGCTCAGCAGGTGCTGGCCGACAACTGGGCGAAGATGGTCGGGGGCGCGTGA
- a CDS encoding ABC transporter permease subunit, producing MSSSDAQARSGPESTKASTGAGAGDRPGTAASASDTGTAPAGSLEPPAGVGGGGPRPLGRLGQRVGQALPGAVRRDGIALLGTLPFFAYTVIFLGFPVLAVILDSFKTDNGTWTLGNIRTTSEGLYRSAFLTSIEVSLLTAAIGVVFGGLLAQAVLTTRRNTWLRRIVTTASGVFANFGGVPLAFAFIATLGTTGLATRWLKDVGISLSATGFSLYTFSGVCVVYSYFQVPLMVLAITPALEGLRPQWREAAQGLGASTWAFWRHVGLPVLFPSLAGAFLLLFGSSFAAYATAQALTAGTVNLVPIKIGNLVSGNVIAGSENVGKALGLEMILVIAIVMIGYTLLTRRASRWLR from the coding sequence GTGAGCTCGTCGGACGCCCAGGCCCGCTCCGGGCCTGAATCCACCAAGGCGTCCACCGGTGCCGGGGCGGGCGACCGCCCCGGCACTGCCGCGTCGGCATCCGACACCGGCACCGCGCCGGCCGGCTCGCTCGAGCCGCCCGCCGGCGTGGGCGGGGGCGGGCCGCGGCCGCTGGGCCGACTGGGTCAGCGGGTGGGCCAGGCTCTGCCTGGGGCAGTGCGGCGGGACGGGATCGCGCTGCTCGGCACGCTGCCGTTCTTCGCCTATACAGTGATCTTCCTCGGGTTTCCCGTCCTGGCGGTCATCCTCGACTCGTTCAAGACCGACAACGGCACGTGGACGCTGGGCAACATCCGGACGACCTCCGAGGGCCTCTACCGGTCGGCGTTCCTGACCAGCATCGAGGTCTCACTGCTCACCGCAGCCATCGGCGTCGTCTTCGGCGGCCTGCTCGCGCAGGCGGTGCTGACGACCCGGCGCAACACCTGGCTGCGCCGGATCGTCACCACCGCGTCCGGCGTGTTCGCGAACTTCGGCGGTGTGCCGCTCGCCTTCGCCTTCATCGCCACCCTCGGCACGACGGGCCTCGCCACCCGGTGGCTCAAGGACGTCGGTATCAGCCTCTCGGCGACCGGGTTCTCGCTCTACACGTTCAGCGGGGTCTGCGTCGTCTACAGCTACTTCCAGGTCCCGCTCATGGTTCTCGCGATCACACCGGCCCTTGAGGGGCTGCGCCCGCAGTGGCGAGAGGCCGCGCAGGGCCTCGGCGCCTCGACCTGGGCGTTCTGGCGGCACGTGGGCCTGCCGGTCCTGTTCCCGTCGCTCGCCGGTGCGTTCCTGCTGCTGTTCGGCAGCTCGTTCGCGGCCTACGCCACCGCCCAGGCCCTGACAGCCGGCACGGTGAACCTGGTCCCGATCAAGATCGGCAACCTGGTCTCCGGGAACGTCATCGCCGGCAGCGAGAACGTCGGCAAGGCCCTCGGTCTCGAGATGATCCTGGTGATCGCGATCGTGATGATCGGCTACACCCTGCTGACGCGGAGGGCCTCCCGATGGCTGCGGTGA
- a CDS encoding ABC transporter permease subunit — MAAVTDTAPLGAGAASPPAPSRPHSRGAWAVVRSGAWRWAIFLLAGLFFLLPLIASLEFSFRDPHGGYGLASYRQFTRMADFGSSLWLSVKLALMAVGITIGLLVPTMTLVHLRFPWLRRVIETITVLPLVIPPIVLVVGVLGAFSSNGPAWMVSTPYGLGFEYVILALPFAYRSLDAGIGAVDLRTLVEASRSLGGGWATELFRVVLPNLRTAVLGACVMTVALVLGEFAMAHVLLWLTFPTWIVSVAQTQAGVSVAVSMISLLLTWVLLMLLITLGSRRGRHANILGGF, encoded by the coding sequence ATGGCTGCGGTGACCGACACCGCCCCCCTGGGCGCGGGCGCCGCGTCGCCGCCGGCCCCGAGCCGGCCCCACTCGCGCGGGGCGTGGGCCGTGGTGCGCTCCGGCGCCTGGAGGTGGGCGATCTTCCTGCTCGCGGGGCTGTTCTTCCTGCTGCCGCTCATCGCGTCGCTGGAGTTCAGCTTCCGTGACCCGCATGGCGGCTACGGCCTCGCCTCGTACCGCCAGTTCACCAGGATGGCCGACTTCGGTTCGTCGCTGTGGCTGTCGGTCAAGCTGGCGCTCATGGCCGTGGGGATCACCATCGGCCTGCTGGTGCCGACGATGACGCTGGTACACCTGCGGTTCCCGTGGCTGCGCCGGGTCATCGAGACGATCACCGTCCTGCCGCTGGTCATCCCGCCGATCGTGCTCGTCGTCGGCGTGCTCGGCGCGTTCAGCTCGAACGGGCCCGCGTGGATGGTGTCGACGCCGTACGGCCTGGGCTTCGAGTACGTCATCCTCGCACTGCCGTTCGCCTACCGGTCGCTGGACGCCGGTATCGGCGCGGTCGATCTGCGGACGCTCGTCGAAGCCTCCCGAAGCCTCGGCGGCGGCTGGGCCACCGAGCTGTTCCGTGTGGTGCTGCCCAACCTGCGCACCGCTGTGCTCGGTGCCTGCGTGATGACGGTCGCGCTGGTACTCGGCGAGTTCGCGATGGCGCATGTGCTGCTGTGGTTGACGTTCCCCACCTGGATCGTCTCAGTCGCTCAGACCCAGGCTGGCGTCTCGGTCGCCGTGTCGATGATCTCGCTGCTGCTGACCTGGGTACTGCTGATGCTGCTCATCACGCTTGGCAGCCGGCGTGGCCGCCACGCGAACATCCTTGGGGGGTTCTAG
- a CDS encoding ABC transporter ATP-binding protein, whose product MRDLRRSYGAVRALDGLSLTIAPGELVALLGPSGCGKTTALRAVAGFERPDSGEILVGGTDVTGISANKRGMGMVFQAYSLFPNLTALDNVAFGLRLRRAPARRRRARAGELLELVGLAAQAGQYPHQLSGGQQQRVALARALAIEPRVLLLDEPLSALDAQVRAQLRDEIRSLQTRLGITTLFVTHDQEEALSMADRVGVMRSGQLEQLAAPEIVYAWPATPFVAGFVGTVNRLPGTLADGDTVEVTGQRLPVLEVGARGLAGDVDVLVRPEAVIVTSVRDGEPAAGAGVLGTVVQRSFRGAITRVQVELPGVARAAVGGKGAAELADAASDAAGLVVADVATIQVGELGPGAVVWVALAERPVLVTAPATRG is encoded by the coding sequence ATGCGCGACCTGCGCCGTAGCTACGGCGCCGTGCGGGCGCTCGACGGCCTGTCGCTGACGATCGCACCCGGTGAGCTGGTCGCGCTGCTCGGTCCCAGCGGCTGCGGCAAGACGACGGCGCTGCGGGCGGTCGCCGGCTTCGAACGGCCCGACTCCGGCGAGATCCTCGTCGGCGGCACCGACGTCACCGGCATCTCGGCGAACAAGCGCGGCATGGGCATGGTGTTCCAGGCCTACAGCCTCTTCCCGAACCTGACCGCGCTGGACAACGTCGCCTTCGGCCTGCGGCTGCGCCGGGCGCCGGCCCGCAGGCGAAGGGCGCGGGCTGGCGAGCTGCTGGAGCTGGTCGGGCTGGCCGCGCAGGCCGGCCAGTACCCGCACCAGCTGTCCGGGGGGCAGCAGCAGCGGGTCGCGCTCGCCCGGGCGCTCGCGATCGAGCCGCGAGTGCTGCTGCTCGACGAGCCGCTCTCGGCGCTGGACGCCCAGGTGCGGGCCCAGCTGCGGGACGAGATCCGGTCGCTCCAGACGCGGCTGGGGATCACGACCCTGTTCGTGACGCACGACCAGGAAGAGGCGCTGTCGATGGCCGACAGGGTCGGCGTCATGCGCTCCGGGCAGCTCGAGCAGCTCGCCGCTCCCGAGATCGTCTACGCCTGGCCCGCGACGCCGTTCGTCGCCGGGTTCGTCGGCACCGTCAACCGCCTTCCAGGCACGCTCGCCGATGGGGACACGGTCGAGGTGACCGGTCAGCGGCTTCCGGTGCTGGAGGTGGGTGCCCGGGGCCTCGCGGGCGACGTCGACGTTCTTGTTCGCCCGGAGGCCGTCATCGTCACCTCGGTGCGCGACGGCGAGCCGGCCGCGGGGGCCGGCGTGCTGGGCACGGTGGTGCAGCGCTCCTTCCGGGGCGCGATCACCCGCGTGCAGGTCGAGCTGCCCGGCGTCGCGCGCGCCGCTGTCGGTGGCAAGGGCGCCGCCGAGCTCGCTGACGCCGCCTCGGACGCGGCCGGTCTCGTCGTCGCGGACGTGGCCACCATCCAGGTCGGCGAGCTCGGCCCCGGTGCCGTGGTCTGGGTGGCCCTCGCCGAGCGGCCGGTCCTGGTGACCGCGCCGGCGACGCGCGGCTGA